CTCTATGCCGACCCTCACTCTACTCTATAGAGTTAACTCTACAGTTACAGAAGCATGCACAGTTTGCTTTTCAAAACCCTTTAAGCAACAACCCtttaggcacacacacacacacacacacacacatcatcatcagttcCCTAAAGGAGTAACTCATACACTGCATATGTACTGtgaatatattttactgttggatCATTGACAGAAAGTCAATGAGGGAACCCAGATCAGCACTAAATCAAATAGACTGGTTAACCTTTCGTGTTTATTTATGAAAATAACACCCAGACGTGCAACGCTTTACATTTCATGTGTCTGATATATACACAGCGTAACGGTACAGGAGTAGCACATTAAATATTGAAAGGCAGGCAACTACCAGGTCTTCTGATCCACCATGAAGGTACAGCATAGTTAGTGGTGGTCTTCAGCCTTTTTGGTTGCCTTTATAACCCCTTAGAATCAAgcagtgtctctctgtgaccCTCATTTTGAGTAAAATcatgcagatatttacagaGAAAGTGAACGAAAATTATCTggagcagtaaaatgtgtttttttcttttctgatcCATCTTTTAAGTCCGTGGAAAAGCTTTGACCTCCGGGTGGGGAAAAATGATTTAAGGAACACACTTGTGTCCTGAGAGGTATCGTACTTGAAGGTCGTTCAAAGCCAATTAGCAGCAACTTTGGGAACTGACCTTTGCAAAtaagtgagaaaacacaaatagtGTTGTATGGTAGCGATTTTCTCCATTTGAAATTTTGTTTGCAGGTTGAGCTTGATGACTTGGTGACAGATTTTTAGGAAGCCAACAGAGAGATTCATGTGAGGAGCTATTCATTTGTTCAGAGCAAAATATGAAATTGATTTTTATGAGaattataaaaatgtttttaaaagttccCAACTGCAGCAAGATGTCTGCTTTATCTTCCTATAAGGTCGGATTTTTTGTTGATGTGTAAAAATGGCATAGAAGATATAAATTCCATCATTTAAGTCATAATATCATATTTTCATTATAGGACAGGAACCCAACTCCTTCTTTGATACTACCAGCCTACTACTAGTTTGCTACTACTGCTAGTAGCATTTGGCAGAGAAGAcaattaaattagattaaatcatcatttagaCATAGCACTTTAAAGTTGTCGaattttcattatatttaagTGAATTTGGCcttttaaaatgacttaattttATTCAGTGTGAAAGAGATatcagtacaaaaacaaatgccCTTGAATAGATAGTATTTATCATGTTATCATAAAATATGTAGATACGTAAAATTAAAATCACCACTGGGGGTATCTTATCTATATCTATCACAGGTTATGCCAGAAGTGTAAAGACTGTGATGACTTTAAGTGACTACATGTATAAGAAACAGCCAAGAAGCTGTGGCACAATtacaaattcaaaacaaatgcaaaattcTTCCAATTTCTTTTAAGGCCTCTAACATTTTTTGCCCCACCATTATTACAGTAAGATGCAGATCCCACACACCTCCACTGGGCCTCTTAAATACAGGCTTTTAATATGTTTTGTAACTATGAAGCAATTTATAGTTTTAGAAATTAgttttacttacttacttacttatcTTTAACAAACATAACTTATCTTTAGTATTTCAGCTCCTCAATTCATTTCAAGCCACTAAAACTCTGATACAGTAGTTTATGGGTCAAACTGACCAAGCTAGCacacaaaagatgagaaaattattttttaaataactcaCAACAGATTGTTTTGAGTTTAGGtcagccaaaagaaaaacatagaatatcTCTAAATGGGCTTATTTTTTACATCCCCAGCACGAACAGTCcgcttttattcatttcattcttgTAAGTGATTGGCAGGTGTCAGCGGCCTGCGGGCTTTTGACCAATAGCAGCAAGGAAACGCAGcggtgctgctgtctgtgccagAGATGGGAAGGACGGAGAAGTTCAGCTATGGCGGGCGTTGGCATGAACGAGGtggattatttgctttcttgaccATTTTCCTCAATGTCTTTGGAGGAAAAGATGGAAGTTAAGAGCCTAGGATCACATCAGCCAACCGACGTGAAGAGAAATTGAAAGGTGAGCTGATTTGGATGTAGCCTACAGTCATGCGGAGTTCGGGGGTTAAAGTCGGCTTTGTCACTTTTAAGGATGCTGACGGAGAACAACCTTCAGAGCACTTTTTCTGAGACACTGAAATCAACACAAATAGAAATCACGACTCCGATGACAtctgcagagtcagagaggtgtttcagTACGCTGCAGAGGATTAAAGCGTTTCTCCGAAGTACGATGGGGCAGGACAGATTGAATGCACTTTGCCATGCTGTCTATCGAGAGGGACTTCATCCAAAAATTACCAGACTTCTAAGACATGATTAACCTGTTTGCATCCCAACGGCCGTCGATGTGAGCTTCTTTTCAAATAAGGTAGGCCCATGTAGACCTGTTAAAGGACTGTGACACGTTGTTTTTGCTGAGGTTATTGAACTGAAGGCGTGTTTGGCACTACATGTGGTCAAACAGTTGTAATAAACAGTTGCAGCAGGCTATCTGTGGGCAGTCGGTGCAGTTGGAACACGTCTTgtagtgtgtatctgtgtgtgtgtgtgtgagagagagagagagagagatagagagagtgtgtgttaatgtagAGCACTAAAAAAGTATAGTGTACCTGTAatttgtgtaattgtgtgtatCATAGGTGATGTTGCTTTTGCAGGTATGTTAACTATTTAATCGGTATTATGCATTTGATAGCCCACCCACCAAATTTCACCACCAGCCGCCACTGCATccaacatatatttttaaacagcGCGTGTTTGGGCTCGGAAAATGTTTTTCCTCGGTACAGTCATTCCAAACTCCgtttaaaaatgtgtcagttGTATGCTGCCTTCTATACAAAGCAGATACGAAATACTCAAATTCTAACTAAGTGGTGATAAGTGGAGATGCCAGGAGACGCTCTTAAATTCGGCATTGATGGAATTCACCGGTAGGCTCACGTGTGGCCCACATGGGGAGTTTTTGTGatggcaggtttttttttctttaactaaAATACTTGCCAATAGAAACATATGCCGAATTGAAGAGGGTGTCTCAGCGAAgcaaaaaaagtgcatttaatTTTAAGCATGCATCTGTATGTGATGTCAaggaaaatgtattaaaatgcaaAGTTTTTGAAAGCAAATTTGTTTTATGCCATGCAGGGCTTtgactcctttgacaaaactaaactcacccAACTCACATGCCACCTATAAGTTAAATCAATCGGCTGACGATTATTGATCAGTATTTATTTAAGATTAAGATTAAGATATCAGTTCCTGTATGTTAATCCTCTACACAACGATCTGATTTGTTTCAGCAGGTTCTTATAGAGATGACATCGACGGCctcacacactgcatcacagactacataaacttctgtgtggaTAGCACTGTGCCAACTCGGAGGGTACGGTGCTTCTCCAACAACCACCGCTGGGTCACCCCTGAGCCCAAAGCCCTCCTGAACCAGAAGAAAAGGGCTTTTAACTCAGGGGACAGAAAGGAACAGAGGGAATCCAGCGCGAGCAACAATGGAGGATCAGGCAGGCCATGAAGGATCTCACCCACcgcaccggactgtagaggagctgtgccgctccttcagtggccgactgagacaccctcagAGCAGGAAGGAGCACTACCacaggtcattcattcccaccgctgtcagactgtacaactccaatgtatagttattatgtgcaattacctctgttattctctgattacaaacatccaaatccactactgctgggcaaaagacactttaaacTTCTACAGTTGTAATTTATCGCTctatttgttcttatttgcacctttatttgcatctttattgttcttgttcttcctattgtagCGCTgctgcaggtcattcattcattcctctgctgtcagactgtacaatcCAATGTATagctattatgtgcaataacctctgttcttctctgattataaacatccaaatccactactaCAGGGCAAAAGTCACTTTAAGTCACTTTAAACTTTACAGTTGTaatgtttgttcttatttgttcttctctgattataaacatccagatccactactgcagggaaaaggtcaCTTTAAACTGTCACTGTTGTAATTTGTTCTTATTAGCACCcttgtgttctgaagagcttctgtaaggGTGGATTTCTCgattgtgagatcaataaagtcttatctaatctaatctaaggTTTGTTTCACAACCACTTCTGCTCTCAGTGCGaactttaaacatgttttaacatCTACAGAACATTTCCTCCTCAATTCAAAACACACCGGACTGCATTTATTCCTCTTCCCCACTAACACTTCTCAACATGTAAGGAATGCGTTTTTTTCACTTCCCTTCATAACCTTTGACTCGTTTGGTAAATTTTCCTGGTGGGCGGTGGCAGATTAAAAGCACACCAGCGTCTCTCGCTTCatatcttttttatttcctgcgGGTCAGGGTTGCCtcacagcctcctctcctctgactgagcagcagaaatggcTTTAAACGGTAAAATCGCAGTAGTGACTGGAGCAGCGATGGGAATAGGAAAAGCAATGGTGGAGATACTCCTGCAAAACGGTGCCAAGGTAAAGTTTTTGCCTCAGTTGTGTAGAAAAGcccttttgtctgtgtgactctgtgactgCAAGCACAGGTTCATTGTGCATCCTTGCAACATATGTAAACCATGCAGACTGTGTATTTTTGCTCAAGTACTGTCTCAAAATCACCTTTGAGGTACTTCCAGGCTACTGTACTtgggtatttccattttatgttgcTCTATAACTCCACTCCACAAAACTTCTAGaggaaaatgttgcatttttactccactacattcgCCTTTTTGACAGCTGCACTTACCAGTTGTTATGCATATGATTTTCAGCATCCAAATTGCATTGATAGGGAGAAAAAGGTAATTTTGGTCTGGGGTCCtttaagtttttgttttcttataaAAACTAATGTTGCAGAAATGTTTCAAGAGTTTTCTTAAGTGAAGAAAAGCCTGATTATTTCATTTAGACTACATGAAAAAACTGGAGGAGATGCATTTGGAAGTAATTTGTGAAGCAGAGGTGTGTTTAATGAAACATGTTATGTAATGGGAATGCTAGGATCCAGTTACAGATGGTCATACAGTTCATTCAGCACCACTCTGAAGccatttcaacaaaaactgaacagattTAATGCAGGACTGTTACATTAGACTGCATTAGGTGGGCGTACCTAACTATCTGAGTGTCTGCACCTGCAGGTAGCCCTCCTGGATGTGAATGAAACTGCAGCAAAGAATTTAATGGAAGCCCTCGAGAAACAGTACGGACAGGAGAGAACTTTGTTCCTGAAATGTAATGTTGAATCAGAGGAGCAGATCAAAggtaacatgcacacacacacacacactcgataAAGAAAAAAGCTGGACTCACATTTACTGACATAAACAAGCTTAGACACACATGAAACTAATCATGATTGCCAAGTTTTTTGAGATTTAGTTTTGCAACCAGGAGTTTCAATCAACAGGAAGCTGTCAAACTCAAGGATAGTATGCCTTGAGTTAAGACGATCGAATGGCACTAAAGCCCAGGTGCAGAACAACACCTCAGAGTAGTTTGAAGTGCACAGATCCGTTAATTACTGTGTGAGAAAATCTTCTGCTGAGATTTTAAATGGTCATGCCAACATCacggagaagaaaaacaggtcaAGGGCTTAATGTGCTCAGACGGAAGTTAAGGTGAGGTTCAAAGTTTATGAACGTACTTACATTGTCCATATTTCAGAAAGTTACTACAGTTAATTAAATCCAATTTCATGTCAGTGAGTGAGAGCTAAAACTGTAGattatattttctgttaattatttGGGCTATCAAACGTCTGAAAATAGTAAAATTACCATCACAGGTTCCCACAGTTAGAAGGTCTGcaaatgtctcgttttgtccGACAAACAGTCTGAAGCTGAATTTCTGTTGATCGGgtaatcgattaatcgttgcagctctacagACACCGATGCCACACTAATTAGGTCTAAGTAGGTCGTATACTTTAAGAGAAAGTGCTCCACTTGGTaaactgctatttttttttccattgctcaAGCTGCCTTTCAGAAAACCGCAGAAACATTTGGAGGAATAGACATCGTGTGCAACAACGCTGGCATCTTGAATGAGAGTGCCTGGGAGAAAACTGTCTCCATAAACCTTGTAAGAAGCAGCAAACTGCATCTGGTTGGGATTATGCATTACTTTTACTCGGTGGCACCACACCCACAAGGGAAATTGCACCACAACATGTTGCACTTGCAGTGTTTCATGAAACACATCTTGCAccacagcaaacagaaacattaagatttctttcttttcagcacTTAGAGTGTAAATTAAGGATTTGGTTAACAATCCTGTGTTGTAGGTGGGTGTCATAAGAGGAACTTACCTGGCTCAGGAGCACATGAGCAAGCTGAGTGGAGGTCGGGGAGGGGTCATCGTCAACACAGCATCCCTGGCAGGTAAAGCCCACGATTTACTACACAAAAGACAACAGTGTTCTTTGGTTTCCTTAAgaaaaaagagcacaaagacaTTTGTTTTAGTTAGTTTTGTGTGGTCATACCTGGTCAAACAGTAGTTTACTTTAGTGtattaaaaacataaactcaGAATCGAAAAGTCAGTACAAGTACACTTTTATATTTTGTGCTTAATTTGGAgcatgtttgacatatactttcAAAACGTGCACGtgaatatactaattctgcagtacttaaagtggtatttcaaagtatttATAAACAGTGTGCTTTATTGTTAGTTTTTTTAGAAAATTTACTTAATTTTCAAGCCTGTTGTACACTATTAGCAGCATatttaaagtgtactttaatttcacttaatttgaagtatatttaagtatgtttccaacacattggtgatataatacaattatAATGCAAGTGTGAGTAATGCAAGAGTAGAGCCAATTCAGCAGCTACTTACACTTCAAGCTCACTCAAGTGTTACTCAAGTGGTGCTCAAAGACTACTTGAGTAACACTTATTTGTTAATAgttttttctgcatttgcaACTTGACACTTTCTTTGTAAACACCACTTTATTCCATTCAAAATTCACAGCAGGCAACCCAAATGAAGCCTCACTGggtgcagccatgttttttaAAGCAGGGGGCAGAGTctggaaagagagagcagacatATTTGTCTCGTTGATGACAATGAGAAAGGCAGTTATGATGACATTATCTGGAGGGCTGTACAGGATGTTCCACTCATGATTTTTTTATATCCTTGTTTGTAGAACAATAAAACCAGCAACTGGGGCCATTGACACACTTATCAGACACATGTAATTCACTATAATGTTTATCCAGTCTTGTGAGACACAGCTGtgccatgtttgtgtctctATCATGAACTGCTGATCTGCACACGGGCAATAACATGAATAATTAGTGGATCAGATGAACAAACTTCTTTATAAAAGATGCTTAAATGGTGCAAAGAAGCCAACAGCTAATCCAATGCATCTGAAAGTAACACAAGTCCATAAAGCATTAATCATGTAATATAGTGTTcatgatttctgtgtttgcctTTGGGCAATATTTTAGTCAGTAAACCAATAGTTAGACAGCACACGATgagaaaatgcaacaaatgaCACCAGGTGTCGACACTGTTGCATGAAAATAAGACACAATGCAGACAGGAAGTTTGTGCATCCCTATTAGCCACATTTTTAACTCCAATACTGACTGATCTAACTTGCATCCTACAGGTCTCGGTCCTCTGCTGACCTGTCCTGTCTATACAGCCACAAAGCACGGAGTGGTCGGCTTCACTCGAGCCGTGGCGGTAAGCAAGGTTTTCTTACGATCAAGTccagacagatgaagaaaacTTCTGTGTGCAAGAatttgcagcagaaataaaaaacaggtgTCAATTAAACAGTTTTCCATGTTTGGATAAAGtcttgcacacatgcagtggGATGGATAGATCACAAGCTAGCTAACTTGTGCTAGTCCTTATGATCATCATGGATCCACTAACGTTGTTTGCATACCTTGTtttgcacagtacagtacaataaAAGTCGTATAATGTAGGAGcgagacagacacagcagcttttTCCTTTCATTGCTTGTATTATAAACTGTGCATGCAAATAGTTGAAGCttaattgtgtgtatgtgtgtatctttCACCAggctgcctctgctgcatcagGCTACGGTGTAAGAGTCAACGCTCTTTGCCCAGGTGTCGTCCAAACTGAGCTTTTCACCGCCTTTCCATCCAAACTGGGGCAATATTCCCACCTGGCTGATGCAGGCCAAAAAATAGTAGATAATATTGGGGTTTTAACGTGAGTCTTTACCTCTGAAAAACCTACATTTAGTTCTGGGCTCTGTTAAACCTTTTCTACTGTTTGTTCTGCACCAGATTTGCCTTAATTCCATTCAGAGCATTGATTATAAGTACAAAAACAATCCCATGGAAGCACATTATCATGACCATAGATGATGCTGTGCACATGCACGTTCACTGAAGTAACTGTGCCGTTTTATTTCAGTGTAGCTGAGGTAGCAGAGTCCCTCCTCGAGCTGCTGACAGATGAGACGAAGAATGGAGAGGCCCTCCTGATATTGCCAAAAGGAAAAGAATATGTGACTTTTCCTTCATTGGTTTAGTGACTTTGTGCTTTGTACAGCAGACAAGTAATTTCAGCTAAAATATCTTTCTGCAAATAACATCATGTAATTCTCGTTTGGAGagaataaatattttaatgcatAATAAATcagcaaacattaaaatgatttatttttgccTGAGAGTGCAGAGAACTTTATGTGTATTTATCATCATGCTGTTGTGTCCACTGTGTAGTGGATCCCTCTTATAATTAAGTTCTACTTTTTAGGGAATTGTCTgaattaaaacagtttttttttttgcattcctCCACCAGCTGTTCTTCACAACTTATTGCAGATGCTGTACCTTTGCTATTCAGCATTACAAAGTAGTTAATGTTTACTTAAGTGAAAGAAGCGATTCCAAAGTGTAGAAATATGTATACTGTTAcaagttctgcattcaaaattcatGAAGATATACTACtcaaagtaccaaaagtaaaagtactactATGTAGAATGGGCCATTTTAGAGTAATGTGCATATTTTATATTATCTGATtataattactgatgcattaatggtTCTTTAATTTATATCCTGTGAATTTCCCcctgggatcaataaagtcttatcttaacctataataatacatcacaTTCTACTTGTTGGTGATATTTTGAATgattaatctgaatctgcaaagtaactaataACTAAAGGTGTTAGATAAATGTgtcctgcagcctctgcaggtGTAGCGTTGACATGACTCTGTTTTAAAAGATCAGAAGCCTAAACAGATTAATCTGGTCTGGCTTGTTGAGTCTGCACTACATTACATAGATTAATTTGATCTGCAGTCAGTTTCCAGTTTAGTAGGGCCCTGTAGCtgaaactaatgcagtctaatacaacagtcctgaaATAACACCGACCTTCATGAAGgctataatgttcagtttttgttgaaactgtttgaGAGAGGTGTCGATTCAACTGTACGATCCTTTCAGAGGATGTTCTTTTTGTATTGCTTCATACTAAAGGTAGGATTTTATCATTCCTGTTCCCATAACTTTAACTCGGCAACAGCTGAATATGAGCATCAATCGTCAGTGCTCACTTATACCCACAATCCTTTGCATTTTGAGGATGTTTGTGAAACCGCAAATTACTGAAAACGAGCAGATGAACGGATGATGACCaagttttcatttctttattaaCATTTGTTATCATGTCAGATATATAGCTATATAAGACAAACACCAGACAATCGCTTTTTATAAATTGGTCATTTGTCTTTCTATGCACATTAAAGCACAGAGGAACATTACAGGATTCAGTCAGAGGGATTGGTTCTGTATGATGGTGTTGTGGTCTGTCGTGGCCAGGAGCTACTAGCTTAATACAgaaatgttatatatttttttaggTTCGATTTCACCACGAGGGCCTCCCCATTCTTCATCTCATCGGTCACCAACTCGAGGAGGCACTCGGCAGCCTGAGACGCACTGAAATAGAAGATACACTGATTTAACAGTGATGATGTAAACATTATCACACACGGTCATGGTACTTTGACAATAATAGCACTGTGGTCAGACATGCAAAGGCTAGCCTCGAGTGTTCAACACTTTCAAGAGTAAAACCTGAGGGAAGAAAAACGTCAGGGGTGCGTCCCTTGAGGTAAGTGGAACTCTCGAGAGGCTGCATAAGATTAAAACAATTTGTAATGTTTGCTCTTTCTCAGACTGAAAGCCaccaaaaagtaaaaaatgcaGACCATAAGCACGATCAAAAATGACATCTGATGTCATGAAAATATAAAGGATTATAACTTTAACAAAACAAGATAGAAGAAAAGACTCACTTTATCACCCCTGTCCTGTCGGCCAGTTCTTGGGTCACATCTTTAAGGTGGGAAAACTGTCCCAATTTGTCTAATAAGTTGGAGAAGAGGTCAGTTTGGACAAAACCCGGGCAAAGCGCGTTGAACCGTATACCATAACCTGAGGCGGTAGAGGCAGCCtagtaagacacacacatgcacacaactaCGCTTCAACTGCTGCTCAGAGGCAAAATAAAAATTacatacaataaaaggaaaagctGTTATTTATCTTAAAACCTCCTTACCGCCATGGCTCGAGTAAAGCCGACCACGCCATGCTTCGTGGCTGTATAGACGGGACTGCTCAGTAGTGGACCTAGACCTGTAGAATGTGGGTTTTCAAAAACCAGAATAATACGGACGAACAAAATCTCTTCCAAGATTTGCTTGTTTCCATGCAacaatttccctttaaaataATGATGTCGAGATCTGATGGCACTTGTTAAATCTCCCATCTTCATTGCATTTGTCATTGCAAATAAAAAGCTGGTGGAGTTTTGACCTAACAACTCCATTTAAATGGAATAGATTGCTTTTGGCTTACATTGAATATTTAAATTCCAATAGAATTAGAAACAAAAGAGTGTGGAcaaatttagttaatttaaacacaagatacttgtgctcaaaaagaggattcgttctcagtgaagaaccttggagctctaatctgcctctatacatgccaaagagcggcgattcctaacacgtctctgggggtcatcaggtgaCGGTGCAAGGTCAACGGTGcttcgcctacttagtcccactacacctccag
Above is a genomic segment from Chelmon rostratus isolate fCheRos1 chromosome 14, fCheRos1.pri, whole genome shotgun sequence containing:
- the LOC121617353 gene encoding 15-hydroxyprostaglandin dehydrogenase [NAD(+)]-like; its protein translation is MALNGKIAVVTGAAMGIGKAMVEILLQNGAKVALLDVNETAAKNLMEALEKQYGQERTLFLKCNVESEEQIKAAFQKTAETFGGIDIVCNNAGILNESAWEKTVSINLVGVIRGTYLAQEHMSKLSGGRGGVIVNTASLAGLGPLLTCPVYTATKHGVVGFTRAVAAASAASGYGVRVNALCPGVVQTELFTAFPSKLGQYSHLADAGQKIVDNIGVLTVAEVAESLLELLTDETKNGEALLILPKGKEYVTFPSLV